A window of Brevibacterium ihuae contains these coding sequences:
- the smpB gene encoding SsrA-binding protein SmpB, with product MAKGSGKKAAAAAPKTGGKDSITTIARNRKARHDYHIEDTYEAGLVLTGTEVKSLREGRASLTDGFGLIFQGEAWLEGVYIPEYLQGTWTNHAARRRRKMLLHRDEILKISHKLKESGRTLVPLELYFVGSRVKVEIAVARGKKDWDKRQALREKQDAREAQRAMSLRRNM from the coding sequence ATGGCCAAGGGAAGCGGGAAGAAGGCGGCCGCCGCAGCGCCGAAGACCGGCGGCAAGGACTCGATCACGACGATCGCGCGCAACCGCAAGGCGCGCCACGACTACCACATCGAGGACACCTACGAAGCCGGACTCGTCCTCACCGGCACCGAGGTCAAGTCCCTCCGCGAAGGGCGCGCATCCCTCACCGACGGGTTCGGCCTGATCTTCCAGGGCGAGGCGTGGCTCGAGGGCGTCTACATCCCCGAGTACCTCCAGGGCACGTGGACGAACCATGCCGCTCGACGGAGGCGGAAGATGCTCCTCCACCGGGACGAGATCCTCAAGATCTCCCACAAGCTCAAGGAGTCAGGTCGGACCCTCGTGCCGCTCGAGCTCTACTTCGTCGGGTCGCGGGTCAAGGTCGAGATCGCGGTGGCGCGCGGCAAGAAGGACTGGGACAAGCGGCAGGCCCTGCGGGAGAAGCAGGATGCGCGCGAAGCACAGCGGGCGATGTCCCTGCGACGCAATATGTGA
- a CDS encoding tyrosine-type recombinase/integrase has product MPKKYSDLPRGIDRLHNGQYRARIYTQGRRHTIGSFFTIGDARAALSIARGEIARGIFIPPAEARAERRRAADEKAKSAVTIDTLADEWFTFLERAGRSRGTIYTYQSRYNSHIRPVFGEVPATVVTPAEVEDWYSDLLREKGSGVARNVYLTLSALFTYATGKAKGQSATFTPLISENPCGVPGATKHQPKHHHDDGEKVATPEQVAALVSNMPPRYALAVNLAAWSALRLGEVIALRRRDISTAVDGTLWIRIVRQVQARGSGLYETRPKSDAGTRSVPIPPALTETVNDHLREHVGRKRDMLLFPRTPKGDDWIHPNTLRNAFNAAVETYNDSADPDDRLDGFTFHALRHTALTRIGQAGATLEELKRFAGHTSAEVVAKYQHATRDRLAMLASSLSSEVRNL; this is encoded by the coding sequence ATGCCGAAGAAGTATTCCGATCTGCCCCGCGGGATCGACCGGCTGCACAACGGGCAGTACCGCGCCCGGATCTACACCCAGGGGCGCCGGCACACCATCGGCTCCTTCTTCACCATCGGAGACGCCCGCGCCGCCCTCAGCATCGCCCGCGGAGAGATCGCCCGCGGCATCTTCATCCCGCCCGCCGAAGCTCGAGCAGAGCGCCGCCGCGCAGCAGATGAGAAGGCCAAGTCCGCGGTCACTATCGACACCCTCGCCGACGAGTGGTTCACCTTCCTTGAGCGCGCCGGCCGGAGCCGAGGCACGATCTACACCTACCAGTCCCGCTACAACAGCCACATTCGCCCCGTGTTCGGAGAAGTCCCGGCCACCGTCGTCACCCCCGCCGAGGTCGAGGACTGGTATTCGGATCTGCTGCGGGAGAAGGGCTCCGGTGTCGCCCGGAACGTCTACCTCACCCTGTCGGCTCTCTTCACCTACGCGACCGGGAAGGCCAAGGGCCAGTCCGCGACCTTCACCCCATTGATCTCGGAGAACCCGTGCGGTGTGCCCGGTGCGACGAAGCACCAGCCGAAGCACCACCACGACGACGGGGAGAAGGTCGCCACCCCCGAGCAGGTCGCCGCCCTCGTCAGCAACATGCCGCCCCGCTACGCGCTGGCGGTGAACCTCGCCGCGTGGTCGGCGCTGCGCCTCGGAGAAGTCATCGCCCTGCGCCGCCGCGACATATCCACAGCTGTGGACGGCACTCTCTGGATCCGCATCGTTCGGCAGGTCCAAGCGAGGGGGAGCGGCCTGTATGAGACCCGCCCGAAGTCCGATGCTGGCACCCGCTCCGTGCCGATCCCGCCGGCCCTCACCGAGACGGTGAACGATCACCTCCGGGAGCACGTCGGGCGAAAACGCGACATGCTGCTCTTCCCGCGCACCCCGAAGGGCGACGACTGGATCCACCCGAACACCCTGCGCAACGCCTTCAATGCCGCGGTGGAGACATACAACGACAGTGCTGACCCGGACGACCGGCTCGACGGGTTCACCTTCCACGCGCTCCGGCACACGGCGCTCACGCGCATCGGGCAGGCGGGGGCGACTCTCGAGGAGCTCAAGCGATTCGCCGGCCACACCTCCGCCGAGGTGGTGGCGAAGTACCAGCACGCGACCCGCGACCGGCTGGCGATGCTCGCGAGCTCCCTGTCGAGCGAAGTGCGGAACTTGTGA